The Sinomicrobium kalidii genome contains a region encoding:
- a CDS encoding AraC family transcriptional regulator — protein MVVEDKNIAISSADEIQLEEGFSILRLQNEENTDQHLIKEIDCSFIQFHFCLRGSSRFNFNGGRYHLQVAEEQSLLLYNPQRDLPIDLEMSPKSQLISILISIKKFHSLFSHEADYIHFLSEENKDKKYYNDMEITPAMMVVLNQIIHYNLHDSVKRLYLKGKAYELMGLYFNKPEDADTEQCPFLVDEENVARIRKAKDIIIANMAEPPGLETLANEVGLNLKKLKTGFKQIYGDSVYSFLFDYKMEYARKMLEGGAHNVNEVGFKIGYSTASHFIAAFKKKYGTTPKKYLMSLAG, from the coding sequence ATGGTTGTAGAAGATAAAAATATCGCTATAAGTTCTGCTGATGAGATACAGCTGGAAGAGGGTTTTTCCATCTTACGACTTCAAAATGAAGAAAATACTGATCAGCATCTCATCAAGGAGATCGATTGCAGCTTTATACAGTTTCACTTTTGTCTCCGGGGAAGTTCCAGGTTTAATTTTAACGGGGGGCGATACCATCTACAGGTGGCCGAAGAACAGTCGCTGTTGCTTTACAATCCGCAGCGCGACCTGCCCATTGACCTGGAAATGAGTCCGAAATCGCAACTCATTTCGATCCTGATTTCCATAAAAAAGTTCCATTCCCTTTTTTCGCACGAAGCGGACTATATTCACTTTCTGAGCGAAGAGAACAAGGACAAGAAATATTATAACGATATGGAGATCACCCCGGCAATGATGGTGGTGCTCAACCAGATCATCCACTATAACCTGCACGATTCGGTAAAACGGCTTTATCTGAAAGGAAAGGCCTATGAATTGATGGGGTTGTATTTCAACAAACCCGAGGATGCTGATACGGAGCAGTGTCCGTTTCTGGTGGATGAAGAAAATGTGGCCCGGATCAGGAAGGCCAAGGATATTATCATAGCCAATATGGCCGAACCGCCAGGGCTCGAAACTCTGGCCAATGAGGTAGGGCTCAACCTTAAAAAACTGAAAACGGGATTTAAACAGATTTACGGGGATTCGGTATACAGTTTCCTTTTCGATTACAAAATGGAATACGCCCGGAAAATGCTGGAAGGCGGAGCGCATAATGTCAACGAAGTGGGCTTTAAGATAGGGTACAGTACGGCAAGTCATTTTATTGCGGCCTTCAAGAAAAAATATGGTACTACGCCCAAAAAATACCTGATGTCGCTCGCGGGATAG
- a CDS encoding ThuA domain-containing protein: MKLTPALLVLLLTTMSFGLYAQKQQSVLVFTKTEGYRHKSIETGVALLEKLGEENRFDVIHTEDASVFTKDSLSRFNAIVFLNTTGDILNKEQQRAFEFFMEKGGGFVGVHAASDTEYEWPWYGMLVGAYFDNHPEIQEAVIKVKVPTHSTCAHLGDTWTRTDEWYNFKNISPNIKVLLSLDESSYEGGTNGESHPIAWYQEFAGGRSFYTGGGHTKASYSEEAFVKHLLEGIKYCLYR; encoded by the coding sequence ATGAAACTAACCCCAGCTCTCCTGGTCCTGTTGCTTACCACCATGTCATTTGGACTTTATGCACAAAAGCAGCAAAGTGTACTGGTTTTTACAAAAACCGAAGGATACCGCCACAAGTCCATAGAAACAGGTGTGGCACTGTTGGAAAAACTCGGAGAGGAAAACCGGTTTGATGTGATCCATACCGAGGATGCTTCCGTCTTTACCAAAGATTCCCTGTCCCGTTTCAATGCCATAGTATTTCTGAACACCACGGGCGATATATTGAATAAGGAACAACAGAGGGCTTTCGAATTTTTTATGGAGAAAGGCGGTGGCTTTGTAGGGGTGCATGCTGCATCCGATACGGAATACGAATGGCCGTGGTACGGAATGCTCGTAGGGGCGTATTTTGACAATCACCCCGAAATCCAGGAAGCGGTTATAAAGGTGAAGGTTCCCACACATTCTACCTGTGCCCATCTCGGAGATACCTGGACAAGAACAGATGAATGGTATAACTTCAAGAATATCAGTCCCAATATTAAAGTATTGCTCAGCCTGGATGAATCTTCATATGAAGGAGGCACTAACGGCGAATCTCACCCCATTGCATGGTACCAGGAATTTGCCGGAGGACGTTCGTTCTACACCGGGGGCGGGCATACCAAAGCATCCTATAGTGAAGAAGCTTTTGTAAAACACCTGTTGGAAGGAATCAAATACTGCCTGTATCGTTAG
- the hemH gene encoding ferrochelatase, with translation MKGVLLVNLGSPDSTDVKDVRKYLDEFLMDKRVIDVPWPLRAFIVKGMILRTRPKSSAEAYEKIWWEEGSPLIVLSRRLQEKVQEMVSLPVALAMRYGNPSLKSGLEELKQKGVTEVLLIPLYPQFAMATTETILVLAEKLRKKYFPEMSFTTMPAFYNHPDYIRVLSASVEDALREKEWEHLLFSYHGVPERHIKKSDITKSHCKIDGSCCKTASPAHRFCYRHQCYETTRQVASYLELKEGTYSTSFQSRLGKDPWLRPYTDHTVAGFAESGTKKMAIVTPAFVSDCLETLEEIGMEAREDFLEKGGEEFHVIPCINDREDWVKVLSRWMDEWADQ, from the coding sequence ATGAAGGGTGTTTTATTGGTGAACCTGGGCTCACCGGACAGTACGGATGTAAAGGATGTCAGGAAATATCTGGATGAATTTTTGATGGATAAAAGGGTGATTGACGTTCCCTGGCCTTTGCGCGCATTTATCGTAAAAGGAATGATTCTGAGGACCCGGCCCAAAAGCTCGGCCGAAGCATATGAAAAGATCTGGTGGGAAGAAGGTTCGCCCCTTATTGTTTTGTCCCGGCGTTTACAGGAAAAAGTACAGGAAATGGTATCTTTACCTGTTGCCCTGGCCATGCGCTACGGGAACCCTTCGCTAAAATCAGGTCTGGAAGAGTTAAAACAGAAGGGTGTTACGGAAGTGTTGCTGATTCCGCTTTATCCCCAATTTGCCATGGCCACCACCGAAACGATATTGGTCCTGGCCGAAAAACTCCGGAAAAAGTACTTCCCGGAAATGAGTTTTACCACCATGCCCGCTTTCTATAATCATCCCGACTATATCCGGGTGCTTTCCGCCTCCGTAGAAGATGCGCTACGGGAAAAGGAGTGGGAACATTTGCTGTTTTCCTATCACGGCGTGCCCGAGAGGCACATTAAAAAATCGGATATTACCAAATCCCATTGTAAGATAGACGGAAGCTGTTGTAAGACCGCTTCCCCCGCACACCGTTTTTGTTACCGTCACCAGTGCTACGAAACTACGAGACAGGTGGCATCCTACCTGGAGCTGAAGGAGGGGACATATTCCACATCGTTCCAGTCCCGGCTGGGAAAAGACCCCTGGTTGCGGCCGTATACCGACCATACCGTAGCCGGATTTGCTGAAAGCGGCACTAAAAAAATGGCCATTGTTACCCCGGCCTTTGTTTCCGATTGTTTAGAAACCCTTGAGGAAATAGGGATGGAAGCCCGGGAGGATTTCCTGGAAAAGGGCGGTGAAGAATTTCATGTGATCCCCTGTATAAATGACCGGGAAGATTGGGTAAAGGTACTTTCACGCTGGATGGACGAATGGGCAGACCAATAA
- a CDS encoding TrkH family potassium uptake protein, whose product MPKKNLKSYKSPLSRIYGFTDVILIVFLIFDFGYESDYHLIYNKSLVLLGIAVALIILNFARLYISKEAPINRMYKANLIVLISTVVITLATFWIGDFNSIHKIREISYLIDIGLILYFLLRLTHLLRKLYTVYHNPLILFIGSFIVIALIGSFLLMLPNATTNGIRYIDALFTSTSAVCVTGLIVMDTATDFTFLGQTIILTIIQLGGIGMLTFTSFFAFFFKGGTSFQEGLNVKDIMGTERLNDVLKMAVEVVIFTFGLELVGAVFIYYSIHDIPDIQNKLFFSIFHSISAFCNAGFSILSEGFYDNNINHSYTFQWIIIYLIIFGGLGYSIVSNFIKYFKRLVLNLIVHRKFVQPVRVLTLNSKIVIATTSVLLFFGTIFIYLGETGNILKDHESLWGKITTASFTSVTTRTAGFNTVDFADLTMPVILFIILLMWIGASPASTGGGIKTSTFALATLNIISMARGKAHIEIGTRKINNQSIKRAFAIICISLIVIGNAILLLLIFEKDLSLIQVAFEIFSAYSTVGLSLGITGELSDPSKYVIIFVMFFGRIGLLNLLIGMLRQIQHNFHRYPEENILIN is encoded by the coding sequence ATGCCTAAAAAAAATTTAAAAAGTTACAAAAGCCCTCTTTCAAGGATCTATGGCTTTACGGATGTAATCCTCATTGTCTTTTTGATCTTCGATTTCGGATATGAATCGGATTATCACCTGATCTATAACAAATCGCTGGTATTGCTGGGCATAGCCGTTGCACTGATCATCCTGAATTTTGCCAGGCTGTATATCTCCAAAGAAGCTCCCATTAACCGCATGTACAAGGCTAACCTGATCGTATTGATCAGTACCGTAGTCATTACCCTGGCGACTTTCTGGATAGGTGATTTCAACAGCATTCACAAAATAAGGGAAATATCCTACCTCATCGACATTGGGTTGATCCTGTATTTCCTGTTGAGGCTCACCCACTTGCTCCGGAAACTGTATACCGTTTACCACAACCCTCTTATACTGTTTATAGGAAGTTTCATCGTTATTGCCCTCATAGGATCTTTTCTGTTGATGCTCCCCAATGCCACCACCAACGGTATCCGTTATATAGATGCCCTTTTCACTTCTACAAGTGCGGTTTGTGTAACAGGCCTCATAGTGATGGATACGGCAACGGACTTTACATTCCTGGGACAGACCATTATACTTACCATAATACAACTCGGAGGTATCGGTATGCTTACTTTTACCTCTTTCTTTGCCTTTTTCTTCAAAGGCGGAACCTCTTTTCAGGAAGGCCTTAACGTCAAGGACATTATGGGCACCGAGCGCCTCAACGATGTTCTGAAAATGGCGGTAGAAGTAGTTATCTTCACCTTCGGACTGGAATTGGTTGGTGCTGTTTTTATCTATTACAGCATTCACGACATCCCGGACATTCAAAACAAATTGTTCTTTTCGATATTCCACTCCATTTCTGCATTTTGCAATGCCGGTTTTTCCATTCTCTCAGAAGGGTTTTACGACAACAACATAAACCACTCCTACACTTTTCAGTGGATTATCATCTATCTTATCATCTTCGGCGGACTGGGATACAGCATCGTCTCTAACTTCATAAAATATTTCAAGCGCCTGGTGCTCAATCTCATTGTCCACCGGAAGTTCGTACAGCCGGTAAGGGTACTTACGCTCAATTCCAAGATCGTTATAGCCACTACTTCCGTACTGCTGTTTTTCGGTACCATATTCATTTACCTGGGAGAAACAGGGAACATACTGAAAGATCATGAAAGTCTCTGGGGCAAGATAACCACGGCGAGTTTTACGTCCGTGACCACAAGGACTGCCGGTTTCAATACCGTGGATTTTGCCGACCTGACCATGCCGGTCATCCTCTTCATTATCCTGCTGATGTGGATTGGGGCATCTCCCGCCTCTACCGGAGGGGGGATAAAAACCAGTACCTTTGCACTGGCAACGCTCAACATTATTTCCATGGCCAGGGGTAAGGCACATATAGAGATCGGCACACGTAAAATCAACAACCAATCCATAAAAAGGGCGTTTGCCATTATCTGTATCTCCCTGATCGTTATCGGAAATGCCATATTGCTGTTGCTCATATTCGAAAAGGACCTCTCACTGATACAAGTGGCCTTTGAAATATTCTCGGCATACAGCACCGTGGGATTGTCGCTCGGTATTACGGGAGAACTCAGCGACCCCAGCAAGTATGTAATTATTTTTGTAATGTTCTTCGGCAGGATAGGCCTGCTCAATTTATTGATAGGTATGCTGCGGCAAATTCAGCATAATTTCCACAGGTACCCCGAAGAAAATATTTTAATAAACTAA
- the hemC gene encoding hydroxymethylbilane synthase gives MEKTIRIGTRDSELALWQAKKVRDGLEKLGCRTAIVPVKSDGDLILDKPLYELGITGIFTKTLDVAMIRGQIDVAVHSMKDVPTTLPESIVQAAVLQRANTADILVHKGDLSFLENKGTVATGSLRRKAQWLYRYPGHNVENLRGNVNTRMRKLRDNNWQGAIFAAAGLERISPFEGTGIDPAHCTPLDWMIPAPAQGAMVAVAMEKDTYCRECLAQLNHRETEICTYIERQFLRVLEGGCTAPIGAIAAIDGKTVSLKGILLSPDGRRKFSVKREAPLHDHHDLGRVCAREILDNGGREVMDNIRAKGDITP, from the coding sequence ATGGAAAAAACCATAAGAATAGGAACCCGAGACAGTGAGCTTGCGCTTTGGCAGGCCAAAAAGGTCAGGGACGGGCTTGAAAAACTGGGATGCCGTACTGCAATTGTCCCGGTCAAATCGGATGGCGATCTTATCCTGGACAAACCGTTATATGAGCTCGGTATTACGGGGATATTTACCAAAACGCTTGACGTGGCCATGATACGGGGACAAATAGACGTCGCAGTGCACAGCATGAAAGATGTGCCCACCACATTACCCGAAAGTATCGTACAGGCTGCCGTACTCCAACGGGCGAATACTGCAGACATCCTGGTACACAAAGGCGACCTTTCTTTCCTGGAAAACAAGGGTACGGTAGCCACGGGAAGCCTTCGCCGCAAAGCACAATGGCTATATCGCTATCCCGGCCACAACGTTGAAAACTTACGGGGCAATGTCAATACCCGTATGCGAAAATTACGGGACAACAACTGGCAGGGGGCCATCTTTGCTGCTGCCGGACTGGAACGGATCTCTCCTTTTGAAGGCACCGGCATAGACCCCGCACACTGCACGCCGCTGGACTGGATGATCCCGGCCCCTGCTCAGGGTGCCATGGTGGCCGTAGCCATGGAAAAAGACACGTATTGCCGGGAATGCCTCGCGCAACTGAATCACCGGGAAACAGAAATATGTACATATATAGAACGCCAGTTCCTCAGGGTACTCGAAGGCGGATGTACCGCCCCGATAGGTGCCATAGCTGCAATCGACGGAAAGACCGTATCCCTTAAGGGTATCCTCCTGTCCCCGGACGGACGCCGGAAGTTTTCCGTCAAACGCGAAGCCCCCTTGCATGACCACCACGACCTCGGCAGGGTATGTGCCCGGGAAATTCTGGACAACGGGGGAAGAGAAGTTATGGACAATATAAGAGCCAAAGGTGACATAACCCCCTAA
- a CDS encoding DinB family protein — protein sequence MEEVISRLENQLKRAEAFLATASPEKLEYKPSEHKWSGKEILGHLVDSGVNNLQRFTEIQYPNNGIYRVRGYDQDELVKANNYQDARVEEILGLWMAVNTRILSIMKQQTGHMLSRKVIFENGEQADLRFLMKDYADHTEHHLKQIMR from the coding sequence ATGGAAGAAGTTATATCGAGACTTGAAAATCAGCTTAAAAGAGCAGAGGCATTCCTGGCCACTGCCTCTCCTGAAAAATTGGAGTACAAGCCTTCGGAACACAAATGGTCGGGAAAGGAGATCCTGGGGCACCTTGTGGATTCCGGGGTCAATAATCTTCAGCGGTTTACCGAAATTCAATATCCCAACAACGGGATCTACAGGGTAAGAGGTTATGATCAGGACGAACTGGTGAAGGCCAATAACTACCAGGATGCCCGGGTAGAGGAAATACTGGGGTTATGGATGGCCGTCAATACGCGGATTTTGAGTATTATGAAGCAGCAAACCGGGCATATGTTGAGCCGAAAGGTGATTTTTGAAAACGGGGAACAGGCGGATTTGAGGTTTTTGATGAAAGACTATGCGGATCATACGGAGCATCACCTTAAACAAATAATGCGTTAA
- the hemA gene encoding glutamyl-tRNA reductase has translation MENYNLNRGKYFYVVGLSYKKADEEIRGKFSLGEERKKALLRQAGKEGIDEILVISTCNRTEIYGFAQHPFQLIKLLCDNSNGSVEEFQEVAYVYKSNEAVTHMYRVGTGLDSQILGDFEIIAQIKKSFTHSRKAGMAHAFLERLCNSVIQASKRIKNETDLSSGATSVSFASVQYILNNVKNVSEKNILLFGTGKIGRNTCENLIKHTGNDHITLINRTKGKAEKIAGKFNLTVKDHGELASEIEKCDILIVATGAQSPTVPGSLILEGKELLILDLSVPKNADSSISGMENVTLVHLDYLSQMTDQTLERRKAFIPEAEAIIDEIKTDFMEWLGTRKFAPTIKALKKKLKTLKDAEVDFQRKKIDDFNDKQAEIIGDRIIQKITTHFANHLKENNASADESLELIQKVFQLDDLNGAISENRKSSGTSVHREQT, from the coding sequence ATGGAAAATTACAACCTTAACAGGGGAAAATATTTTTACGTTGTAGGACTGAGCTACAAAAAAGCAGACGAGGAGATAAGAGGTAAATTCAGCCTTGGCGAAGAGCGAAAAAAAGCTTTGCTCCGTCAGGCCGGCAAAGAAGGCATTGATGAAATACTTGTAATTTCCACATGCAACCGTACGGAAATATACGGTTTTGCACAACATCCCTTTCAGCTCATAAAATTACTTTGCGACAATTCCAACGGTAGTGTGGAGGAGTTTCAGGAAGTGGCCTATGTCTATAAAAGTAATGAGGCAGTGACCCATATGTATCGCGTGGGGACCGGCCTTGACAGCCAGATCCTGGGCGATTTTGAAATTATTGCCCAGATAAAAAAGAGCTTTACGCACTCCAGGAAAGCGGGAATGGCCCATGCCTTTCTGGAACGCCTGTGCAACTCTGTCATACAGGCCAGCAAACGCATTAAAAACGAAACCGACCTTTCTTCGGGTGCTACTTCCGTTTCTTTTGCGTCGGTACAGTACATTCTCAACAATGTAAAAAACGTATCGGAAAAAAACATTCTCCTTTTCGGAACCGGTAAAATAGGCCGGAACACCTGCGAGAACCTTATAAAACATACGGGAAACGATCACATTACCCTCATCAACAGGACCAAGGGCAAAGCCGAAAAGATAGCGGGAAAATTCAACCTTACGGTAAAAGACCACGGCGAACTCGCTTCGGAAATTGAAAAATGCGACATCCTCATTGTCGCTACGGGCGCCCAGTCGCCCACCGTCCCGGGAAGCCTTATCCTCGAGGGAAAAGAATTGCTTATCCTCGACCTCTCCGTTCCCAAAAATGCAGACAGCAGCATTTCAGGTATGGAGAATGTCACCCTGGTTCATTTGGATTACCTTTCGCAGATGACAGACCAGACGCTTGAACGCAGAAAAGCATTCATTCCCGAAGCTGAAGCCATCATAGACGAAATAAAAACCGATTTTATGGAATGGCTCGGCACCAGGAAATTCGCACCTACCATAAAAGCCCTGAAAAAGAAACTGAAAACCCTCAAGGATGCCGAAGTGGATTTTCAGCGCAAAAAGATCGATGATTTCAATGACAAACAGGCAGAGATCATAGGCGACCGTATCATACAAAAAATCACTACACATTTTGCCAATCACCTCAAGGAAAACAATGCTTCGGCCGATGAAAGCCTGGAACTGATCCAGAAGGTTTTTCAACTGGATGACCTCAACGGGGCAATATCCGAAAACCGAAAATCCTCCGGGACTTCCGTCCACCGTGAACAGACGTGA
- a CDS encoding potassium channel family protein produces the protein MKIIIIGLGNFGSSLAVYLTEMGNEVIGVDNKMEKVDRLKDTIAHTVCMDATNEMAYEAVPVKNADIAVIAIGENEGATIIATAILKKLTDAKIISRSLSPIHDTVLHAMGIKTIVHPEQEFAEALAKKINLKSMINNFELDPNHSVSEIQALSEFEGKTLQEIDFRNEYNLNIITIIRKETKTSFFGTRQSLGKVLGAVNKDTVVQANDILVVFGANKDIAKFCSIE, from the coding sequence ATGAAAATCATCATCATCGGACTGGGAAACTTTGGGTCATCTCTGGCCGTATATCTTACCGAAATGGGAAATGAGGTCATCGGTGTAGACAATAAAATGGAGAAGGTAGACCGTCTCAAGGACACCATTGCCCATACGGTATGCATGGATGCCACTAACGAGATGGCTTATGAAGCTGTTCCTGTAAAAAATGCGGACATTGCCGTCATTGCCATAGGAGAAAACGAAGGGGCCACCATTATCGCTACCGCCATCCTCAAAAAACTGACCGATGCAAAAATCATAAGCCGGTCCCTCTCGCCCATTCACGATACCGTCCTGCACGCCATGGGGATAAAAACCATTGTCCATCCGGAACAGGAGTTTGCCGAGGCCCTGGCCAAAAAGATCAACCTGAAGAGCATGATCAACAATTTCGAACTGGACCCCAACCACTCCGTTTCCGAGATCCAGGCGCTGTCTGAATTTGAAGGAAAAACGCTCCAGGAGATCGATTTCCGGAACGAATATAACCTCAACATCATTACCATCATCCGAAAAGAAACGAAGACTTCCTTTTTCGGGACGAGGCAATCCCTCGGTAAGGTGCTGGGAGCAGTAAACAAGGACACTGTGGTGCAGGCGAATGATATCCTCGTGGTTTTCGGAGCTAACAAGGACATTGCCAAATTTTGTTCTATCGAATAA